aagtgtatttttgttgttaaatcattctacatattatttaataccctatagtacaatttgattggttgttgcgctgtaaattaatcctacatgtttcttttatgttggtaggataatctgacagggtattctGCATTGTGAAATcatcctgtttattttgtcgatgtggtttagattatattaagttttgccctgcggtaggaaaatctgacagcgTAGTATGAAGTGTGAAGCAGGCagtacaatttaaaataaagttcaaGGAACAATGACTTTGTTGCTTTTGATCTGTGATGGAGGAAATAACATGCAAactaacttaaaaaaaagactGACCACCTAAATCGCAGCCCAGAGTCTACATACGATTCAAAGAGTCGATGAGAGAGTTTTGCCTACCCGATGAATGACGTAGATGGTGTAATGAAGCTGCTGTCTCTGTAGGAAAGGGTGACGGTGATAAAGGAAGTAGAGCAGGTGCTTCTCTCTGTTTCTGTATGGAATAAGGATGGCAACGCTGTGTTGGCGTATTACTGACCCACCACGACCTCCTGGTTCTCGCTCTCTACCTGCTCCAGCGTCACCGAGGGCTCGAATGACAGCTTGAGAGCACCTCCTGTGGAGAACAACACACAGAAAACCGAAAACAGACTTCCACGAGTAAGTGAAAGGCCCACGAGCCAGGTGAAGTCCTTGAATACAGCACCAAGTGGGGGCCGCATTAATGACGGGACCACTTCTCTGGAGACGAGCCTGAAACTGGCAGACAGCTGCGATGGGATAAACACACAGTGACAATCACGCTGGGGTTCCGTGAGATTCCCACATTTTTCCCTCGACTTTGCGGTTTAATTGAGTAAATTATTATCAGTGTTATTATCAGCTCATGTTAACGGGAAAGTTTGCGTCCAACGATCGAAACACTTTCTTATTCTCATTTCACTCCACACCTTTATTATCATCTTTTTtacgcaaaacaaaaaagacGTTAAGCTGAAGGTTTTGCATCTGGTTTTCCTACACGGAAACATGTAGGGAAAAAAACACGGACCTTTTCTCGGCATTGTAAGCGTAACATTCAGCCGagataaaatgatgaaaatactCAAGCAAGGACACTCACGGAGGAGGGGGGAACGCTCCGGACTGCTCTCTTTAGGGGTCTGCTTCTCCACGCTTGGTATCATCTCTGATTCAAGCTCTCGTTTTGGAGACCAGACCTGGTGTCAGTGTGTGATGTGACTGTACAACATGACGTATAATCCAGAGAAGAGATCATTTCCAGGAGCCCCGGGGTCCCGTGACTGAAAAAAAGAGTGAAATAAATTCACACTCCTGCATGTCACATGGATTAATCActcaacaaaaacaactttaaaaggaTATAGGAGCAAGAttgacaaacaaagatttatgttactgcacacacacaaatccagaCAACTGCGAGTTCAGTTTAAAACACTCAAAACAGAGAAGAAATGGATTTTACTGCACTCCTGACAACATCAGATAATAATCAAAACAACACTGCTCACGTTATTTAAAATTGACACAACACTGTCATTTGATCAAGCAAACGTGaggctagggctgtcacgattattaaataatcgtctcatcgcgattgtttgacctcatcgcgatggtttcagatcatcgcaattattgcacatctctatagaagacactagggggagctgtagcgtatctgcatattgcatattttagtgtatatattgttactaaagcatggtaatacttgtaaaatataccaccacaacacaatcactttaaaaaaaaactaaaacatatacaaattacctgcagtacaatttaatattatttaagcaaatctcagtgtgaaaaccagtctaccaaaatttcattaacacacaagtaaaatttaattgtagtcttgcaagtgagaaaaaaacagactagaagcttttctaagACTGatggcattttaatggtggcttcaattcacacctgatcaatttacaagtatttggtggttgtattattgacaggtaaaagcctaaaccttaaatatatgacgacccaattttttccgatgtatttcccagaaaaaaaaacatagtcttgcattcagaacaatatggtcgtttcaatcgctgaatcaaaaatgtatgagaatta
Above is a genomic segment from Triplophysa rosa linkage group LG17, Trosa_1v2, whole genome shotgun sequence containing:
- the LOC130568445 gene encoding uncharacterized protein LOC130568445 isoform X2, with protein sequence MIPSVEKQTPKESSPERSPLLPVCQFQARLQRSGPVINAAPTWCCIQGLHLARGPFTYSWKSVFGFLCVVLHRRCSQAVIRALGDAGAGREREPGGRGGSVIRQHSVAILIPYRNREKHLLYFLYHRHPFLQRQQLHYTIYVIHRLGSSTITPTKSARNQGVKFDDQLKFTSNIAATSRTCRKPSIPTDILSCSS
- the LOC130568445 gene encoding uncharacterized protein LOC130568445 isoform X3 encodes the protein MIPSVEKQTPKESSPERSPLLPVCQFQARLQRSGPVINAAPTWCCIQGLHLARGPFTYSWKSVFGFLCVVLHRRCSQAVIRALGDAGAGREREPGGRGGSVIRQHSVAILIPYRNREKHLLYFLYHRHPFLQRQQLHYTIYVIHRQNKINRSKDFIAHERARHQLNTTLPFSSDPQL